In Vibrio atlanticus, the following proteins share a genomic window:
- a CDS encoding PIN domain-containing protein, producing MPKVVLDTNILRENAIDKSDMAMLARLARESALEVYIPNIVKREYLSQQYLDLSEHCQKISSSLQAIRKKMSNSHPNHQYVEGMSNQLKQLREGLESPIYDSFSDWMKDNCIEEIAFIPVDIVSIVDEYFSGGGVFKKAKHRDDFPDAMISKGILTLAASGPVIVLCKDGNFHEKLSKYENVTAIKTLREFLDTPDITDILEELDKKTEKIELIKNVLASGDSQEMLEKFLLSEGASIEDIYLTGDELSGTEYLLLESSYNEDIQYIDVSSIHNIALGDIRYINDDMYSVDVQFEAKASVNYAAYYGDFISLDDKSQEQIEIDSMNGDGYCDCSEFKVVIFLGAIEIYLDSDLTPENLTVHMQYFSADNTNVSGVIEVKSATILE from the coding sequence ATGCCTAAAGTAGTCTTAGATACTAATATTCTACGTGAAAATGCTATCGACAAGAGTGATATGGCGATGCTCGCTCGCTTGGCTAGAGAAAGCGCTTTAGAGGTGTATATACCCAACATAGTTAAGCGAGAATACCTAAGTCAGCAATACCTTGACCTATCAGAGCACTGTCAAAAAATATCTAGTTCACTACAAGCTATTCGCAAGAAAATGAGTAACTCGCATCCCAACCATCAATATGTAGAAGGGATGAGTAATCAATTAAAGCAGTTAAGAGAGGGGCTTGAGTCGCCTATTTATGACAGTTTTTCTGACTGGATGAAAGATAACTGTATCGAGGAGATCGCTTTTATACCTGTTGATATCGTTTCTATTGTTGATGAATATTTTTCAGGCGGTGGTGTCTTTAAAAAAGCGAAACACCGAGACGATTTTCCCGATGCTATGATATCGAAGGGGATTCTTACCTTAGCCGCCAGTGGCCCCGTCATAGTTCTTTGCAAGGATGGCAACTTCCATGAAAAGTTATCTAAATATGAAAATGTTACCGCTATAAAAACCTTACGTGAATTTTTAGACACTCCAGACATAACAGATATTCTCGAAGAGCTTGACAAGAAAACAGAGAAGATCGAACTGATTAAGAACGTATTAGCTTCAGGTGATTCACAAGAGATGCTTGAGAAGTTTCTTCTATCCGAAGGAGCAAGTATTGAGGATATTTATCTAACTGGTGATGAGCTTTCTGGTACAGAGTACCTACTGCTGGAAAGCTCCTACAATGAAGATATACAGTATATCGATGTGTCTTCAATCCATAACATAGCGTTAGGTGACATCAGATATATCAATGATGATATGTATAGTGTTGATGTTCAATTTGAAGCCAAAGCCTCAGTTAATTACGCTGCATATTATGGAGACTTTATTTCTCTAGATGATAAGAGTCAGGAACAGATTGAAATCGATAGTATGAATGGTGATGGTTATTGTGATTGTTCGGAGTTTAAGGTTGTAATATTTTTGGGAGCTATCGAAATATATTTAGACTCTGATTTAACTCCAGAGAATCTTACTGTCCACATGCAGTACTTTAGTGCGGACAATACAAACGTATCAGGTGTTATTGAAGTGAAGAGCGCTACTATTTTGGAATGA